The following proteins come from a genomic window of Flavobacterium crocinum:
- a CDS encoding TatD family hydrolase, producing the protein MNSTSIITDTHTHLYSEEFDQDRDEMIQRAIDAGVTRFFIPAIDAAATQSMYDLEKNYPDNVFLMMGLHPTYVKDNYLEELTHVENELAKRKFYAVGEIGIDLYWDKTHLKEQQIAFKKQIQLAKQYKLPIVIHCREAFDEIFEVLEEEKSEDLFGIFHCFSGTLEQALQAISYNMKLGIGGVVTFKNGKIDQFLNQIDLKHIVLETDSPYLAPIPYRGKRNESSYLVNVISKLATIYEVSEEEIATITTRNSKEVFGI; encoded by the coding sequence TTGAATTCAACATCCATTATTACCGATACCCACACGCACTTATATTCTGAAGAATTTGATCAGGATCGTGACGAAATGATTCAGCGTGCCATTGATGCCGGAGTGACCCGTTTTTTTATTCCTGCAATCGATGCTGCCGCAACGCAGTCTATGTACGATTTAGAGAAAAATTATCCGGATAACGTATTCTTAATGATGGGGTTACATCCCACTTACGTGAAAGATAATTATCTGGAAGAATTGACGCACGTTGAAAATGAACTGGCAAAAAGAAAATTCTATGCTGTAGGTGAAATCGGAATCGATTTGTATTGGGATAAAACACATTTAAAGGAACAGCAGATTGCTTTTAAGAAACAAATTCAGTTGGCGAAACAATACAAATTACCTATTGTAATTCATTGCCGTGAAGCCTTTGATGAGATTTTTGAAGTACTGGAAGAAGAAAAATCAGAAGATTTGTTTGGGATTTTTCATTGTTTTTCCGGAACTTTAGAACAGGCTTTGCAAGCTATTTCTTATAATATGAAATTAGGAATCGGCGGTGTTGTTACTTTTAAGAATGGAAAAATCGATCAGTTTTTAAATCAAATCGATTTAAAGCATATCGTTTTGGAGACAGATTCTCCTTATTTAGCACCAATTCCATATCGAGGAAAACGTAATGAAAGTAGTTATTTAGTGAATGTAATTTCAAAACTGGCAACGATTTACGAAGTTTCTGAAGAGGAAATAGCAACGATAACAACCCGGAATTCGAAGGAGGTTTTCGGGATTTAA
- a CDS encoding S41 family peptidase, with product MKKITLFLFIIFSQTIFSAAKITETEKLAATCKVWGFLKYYHTKVANGEVNWDNQLLEKLPKIEKAQTKEEFSLILENWIDELGPVKEIAPIPAPKDVEYFDKNFDLSWFNNKLFSKKLSKKLKFIEENRFQGEQFYVYAMEYVGNIGIRNESSEDPDFNNKDSKLRMVFMYWNLVEYFFPYKYQTDQKWDTTLEKVIPLAIEANNHDDFYKIMAELAFKVDDSHTEVYLYSSAAGSKPSYFFPANGKIIDDKVVITEILADSLAQADNIKVGDVITKINNQTIKDIIAEKKNLVSASNNAKYLDKIVQGILISKSDTVKVEFLKNGEYRTKTMIWHDYHDSHRNEFKKGAKKKRERFKLLDNNIGYVDMGIITDRNIPDMIELLKNTKAIVFDVRNYPKGTAIEISNFISPQENKFAIYTIPDLSYPGRFKWNNEGTSSGSDNKDNYKGKVVVLLNEKTQSHAEWTAMCFRASGNTTIIGSQTSGADGNISVFEFKGFRTLFSGIGVYYPDKRETQRIGIVPDIEVKPTIKGIQEGRDEVLDRALLFVETGK from the coding sequence ATGAAAAAAATTACACTGTTTCTTTTTATCATTTTTTCTCAAACCATTTTTAGCGCAGCTAAAATTACCGAAACCGAAAAACTTGCAGCAACTTGTAAAGTTTGGGGATTTCTAAAATACTACCATACGAAAGTAGCCAATGGAGAAGTCAATTGGGACAATCAGCTTTTGGAGAAATTACCTAAAATAGAAAAAGCACAAACCAAAGAAGAGTTCTCCTTAATTCTGGAAAATTGGATCGATGAGCTTGGTCCAGTAAAAGAAATTGCGCCAATTCCTGCGCCAAAAGATGTAGAATATTTTGATAAAAACTTTGATTTAAGTTGGTTTAATAATAAGCTGTTTTCTAAAAAACTTTCGAAGAAATTGAAATTTATTGAAGAAAACAGGTTTCAGGGCGAACAATTTTATGTTTATGCTATGGAATATGTTGGAAATATTGGCATAAGAAATGAAAGTTCTGAAGATCCAGATTTTAATAATAAGGATTCAAAACTTCGAATGGTATTCATGTATTGGAATTTAGTAGAATATTTTTTCCCATATAAATACCAAACAGATCAAAAGTGGGATACAACTCTAGAAAAAGTAATACCTCTTGCCATCGAAGCGAACAATCACGATGATTTTTATAAAATAATGGCAGAATTAGCCTTTAAGGTCGATGACAGTCATACAGAAGTATATTTATATTCTTCAGCGGCAGGTTCCAAACCTTCGTATTTTTTTCCTGCTAATGGAAAAATAATTGATGATAAAGTAGTAATCACAGAAATTTTGGCGGATAGTCTGGCACAAGCTGATAATATAAAAGTAGGAGACGTTATTACTAAAATAAACAATCAAACAATCAAAGATATTATTGCAGAAAAGAAGAATCTTGTTAGTGCTTCTAATAATGCCAAATATCTGGATAAGATAGTTCAGGGAATTTTAATAAGTAAATCGGATACCGTTAAAGTAGAGTTTCTTAAAAATGGAGAATATCGAACCAAAACGATGATATGGCACGATTATCATGATTCTCACCGAAATGAATTTAAAAAAGGGGCAAAGAAAAAGAGAGAGAGATTCAAATTATTAGATAATAATATTGGCTATGTTGACATGGGAATCATAACAGACAGAAATATTCCCGATATGATTGAACTACTAAAAAACACTAAAGCAATAGTTTTTGATGTTAGAAATTATCCTAAAGGCACTGCCATAGAAATATCAAATTTTATAAGCCCTCAGGAAAATAAATTTGCCATTTATACTATTCCGGATTTAAGTTATCCAGGCAGATTTAAATGGAACAATGAAGGCACTTCAAGCGGATCTGACAATAAGGATAATTATAAAGGAAAAGTAGTTGTTTTATTGAATGAGAAAACGCAGAGCCACGCAGAATGGACAGCAATGTGTTTTCGAGCTTCGGGGAATACGACTATCATTGGAAGTCAGACTTCAGGAGCAGATGGTAATATTTCTGTATTTGAGTTTAAAGGATTTCGTACATTATTTTCAGGAATTGGCGTTTATTACCCAGATAAGCGCGAAACCCAAAGAATTGGCATAGTTCCTGATATTGAAGTAAAGCCAACAATTAAAGGCATTCAGGAAGGAAGAGATGAGGTTTTAGACCGTGCTTTATTGTTTGTTGAAACGGGTAAATAA
- a CDS encoding CDC27 family protein: MNEERYILFDQYLQGELTVDERSNFEKQLNEDPELASAFESFKEMHFQLDNKFGIETEREAYKENLSRISDKYFHKKKNKVVSLKPWYFAAAASVAIMFGLFFFDYKHYPNFEDYNHPESAYFTERGVSEETLKKAEDNFNGKRYEKAIPFFEAILKENNSEEIKYFYGVSLLQVGKYVKAETIFRELEAGNSVFKEKAKWNMALSKLKQGKYKECQEILQTISQDFEDYDDVEQLLEELN, translated from the coding sequence ATGAACGAAGAACGCTATATATTATTTGATCAATATCTTCAGGGCGAACTGACCGTTGATGAAAGAAGCAATTTTGAGAAACAATTAAATGAAGATCCGGAATTGGCATCGGCATTTGAAAGTTTCAAAGAAATGCATTTTCAATTAGATAATAAATTCGGAATAGAAACGGAGCGGGAAGCTTACAAAGAAAACCTAAGCCGAATCTCAGATAAATATTTCCATAAAAAGAAAAACAAAGTAGTTTCGCTTAAACCTTGGTATTTTGCGGCAGCGGCTTCCGTCGCCATTATGTTTGGACTGTTTTTCTTTGACTATAAACATTATCCAAATTTTGAAGATTACAACCATCCGGAAAGTGCTTATTTTACAGAAAGAGGCGTTTCTGAAGAAACTTTGAAAAAGGCTGAGGATAATTTTAATGGCAAAAGATATGAGAAAGCAATACCGTTTTTTGAAGCTATTTTAAAAGAAAATAATTCCGAAGAAATTAAGTATTTCTATGGTGTTTCGTTACTGCAGGTGGGAAAATATGTAAAAGCCGAAACTATTTTTAGAGAGTTAGAAGCAGGAAATTCTGTTTTTAAAGAAAAGGCAAAATGGAATATGGCATTGTCTAAATTAAAACAAGGAAAATATAAAGAATGTCAGGAAATTCTACAGACTATTTCTCAGGATTTTGAAGATTATGACGATGTAGAACAGCTGTTGGAAGAGTTAAATTAG
- a CDS encoding retropepsin-like aspartic protease: MENLHKILKIEKYKKIKFKITKTQHLQIKAKINGISGTFILDTGASNTCIGFESIERFELDAKNSKTKASGAGGTGMKTQISSQNKLQLGSWKNKDFSIVIFDLSHVNEALESFKAKPVHGIIGADVLLEGKAIIDYFNHYLYLK; the protein is encoded by the coding sequence ATGGAAAATCTTCACAAAATTCTCAAAATCGAGAAGTACAAAAAAATAAAATTCAAAATAACTAAAACGCAACATTTACAGATCAAAGCTAAAATTAACGGTATTTCCGGAACTTTTATTTTAGATACCGGAGCATCCAACACCTGCATCGGATTTGAAAGTATTGAACGTTTTGAACTGGATGCTAAAAATTCCAAAACAAAAGCTTCAGGTGCTGGCGGAACCGGAATGAAAACACAGATTTCATCTCAAAACAAATTACAATTAGGAAGCTGGAAAAACAAAGATTTCAGCATCGTGATTTTTGATCTTTCTCATGTCAATGAGGCTTTAGAATCTTTTAAAGCCAAACCTGTTCACGGTATTATCGGTGCTGATGTTTTACTGGAAGGAAAAGCAATTATTGATTACTTTAATCATTATTTGTATCTTAAGTAG
- a CDS encoding CHAT domain-containing protein yields MNLHHLYGFIFLFLNLNVFGQNQEDKIYNAVDSFTANPSAEALQNLRDIENNFWKSAKPKTKDELLAIVILNCNKAYYENQFGQTLKAVKSYENAWMIYQKYKLKNYDIVEFCLKPLGNLYTVLGDYENAENTIKQYYFIASQEKNKAQKTAAILNLSNVYQNTGNVYKAIELIEKTIQTEKLSNTEKGLLLNNLGTNYVLSSKKTEAETSFLKAVSLLKNDKSQTETLANAYRNLAQLKVNENDFRKASEYFEKAKTEFNKTSNREPRKIGQFYYEAAFIAFSEGKLTEAQENIEFIFKTLLSSYSSSKNKLPNQNSLYAETVLLDALDLQALVFLAQNQSKNALESYALSFKIEEMIQSLLIYENSKIITQVRNRNRTEKCIEIYFSLYEKERKMSYLESAFLLSEQTKSVVLKNHLKNSETISREEKLILQQLQNWNTTILKEQQKLELADISKINEAVKKQNELMLLLKTKQNKIDSKNNTNFDLAKLYAKLEKDNAILIEYFYGTHCIYNFTLENNKITLHKIETEKNAFPELLSFIGLFKDPSAITNNPKQYNFLGNKVYKKLQIPNPQKHQNLILIPDGILAFLPFEALISETSNTNNFVKMHYLLNQFDVAYNNSAEFYLNFNALSNDKQNILGIFPIFEKTNYALRFSKNELQSIKHNFKGQFFENENASFLNFKNNSIGKSIIHLSTHASSGDLETPASIKFYDQEILFSELYNLKLNPDLVVLSACETGIGKLYKAEGAMSVARGFQFAGAQNLLFSLWNVNDYTTSVFMDDFYKEIKHNGSFAKATANAKREFLKDETIPNAKKSPYYWSAFVYYGTTEESKKPTNYIFYIISFLAVIGLFLGFNHYRNGKSSQNSQNREVQKNKIQNN; encoded by the coding sequence ATGAACTTACATCACTTATATGGTTTTATATTCCTTTTCCTGAATCTGAATGTTTTCGGACAAAATCAGGAGGATAAAATATATAATGCTGTGGATAGTTTTACCGCAAATCCTTCCGCGGAAGCGTTACAAAATCTCAGAGATATTGAAAATAATTTTTGGAAAAGTGCAAAGCCTAAAACCAAAGACGAGTTATTGGCAATCGTTATTCTTAATTGTAATAAAGCCTATTATGAAAATCAGTTTGGACAGACTTTAAAAGCGGTAAAAAGCTATGAAAATGCCTGGATGATTTATCAGAAATACAAACTGAAGAACTATGATATTGTTGAATTCTGTTTAAAACCTTTAGGGAATTTATACACAGTTTTGGGTGATTATGAAAATGCCGAAAACACAATAAAACAATATTATTTTATTGCCAGTCAGGAGAAAAACAAAGCGCAAAAAACAGCCGCAATTCTTAATCTTTCGAATGTTTATCAAAATACGGGAAATGTTTATAAAGCAATTGAATTAATTGAAAAGACCATTCAGACTGAAAAACTTTCCAACACAGAAAAAGGTCTTTTGCTCAATAATTTAGGAACAAATTATGTTTTATCTTCTAAAAAAACCGAAGCTGAAACTTCATTTTTAAAAGCCGTTTCTCTTTTAAAAAACGATAAATCACAAACTGAAACTTTAGCAAATGCTTATAGAAATCTGGCGCAACTGAAAGTAAATGAAAATGATTTTAGAAAAGCATCGGAATATTTCGAGAAAGCCAAAACCGAATTTAATAAAACCTCTAATCGGGAACCCAGAAAGATTGGACAGTTTTACTATGAAGCTGCTTTCATTGCTTTCAGCGAAGGAAAATTAACCGAAGCTCAGGAAAATATTGAGTTTATCTTCAAAACACTTCTTTCTTCTTATTCCAGTTCAAAAAATAAACTGCCAAATCAGAATTCGCTTTATGCGGAAACCGTTTTATTGGACGCTTTAGACTTACAGGCTTTAGTATTTTTAGCTCAAAATCAGTCTAAAAATGCATTAGAAAGTTATGCTCTTTCTTTTAAAATTGAAGAAATGATCCAGTCGCTTTTGATATATGAAAATTCTAAAATTATAACACAGGTCCGAAACCGAAACCGTACCGAAAAATGTATCGAAATCTATTTTTCTCTTTATGAAAAAGAAAGAAAAATGAGTTATCTGGAAAGTGCTTTTTTACTTTCGGAACAAACTAAATCTGTTGTTTTAAAGAATCATCTTAAAAATTCTGAAACGATTTCAAGAGAAGAAAAACTCATTTTACAGCAATTGCAAAATTGGAATACTACTATTTTAAAAGAGCAACAAAAGCTGGAATTGGCTGATATTTCGAAAATTAATGAAGCTGTTAAAAAACAGAATGAATTAATGCTGCTTTTGAAAACAAAGCAAAACAAAATTGATTCAAAAAACAACACCAACTTTGATCTTGCTAAACTGTACGCCAAATTAGAAAAAGACAATGCTATACTTATTGAGTATTTTTATGGAACACACTGCATTTATAATTTCACTTTAGAAAACAATAAAATAACACTGCATAAAATTGAAACGGAAAAGAATGCTTTTCCGGAATTGCTTTCGTTTATTGGGCTTTTTAAAGATCCTTCGGCAATTACTAATAATCCAAAACAGTATAATTTCCTTGGGAATAAAGTTTACAAAAAGCTCCAAATTCCAAATCCTCAAAAGCATCAAAATTTAATTTTAATTCCCGACGGCATTTTAGCTTTTCTGCCTTTTGAAGCCTTAATCTCTGAAACTTCTAATACAAATAACTTTGTCAAGATGCATTATTTGCTGAACCAATTTGATGTTGCTTATAATAATTCGGCTGAATTTTATCTGAATTTCAATGCTCTTTCAAATGATAAACAGAACATTTTGGGTATTTTTCCAATTTTCGAAAAGACAAATTATGCACTTCGATTTTCAAAAAACGAATTGCAATCCATAAAACATAATTTTAAAGGCCAGTTTTTTGAAAACGAAAATGCCAGTTTTTTGAACTTTAAAAATAATTCGATAGGAAAATCGATTATCCATCTTAGTACACACGCTTCTTCGGGCGATTTGGAAACTCCCGCCAGTATTAAGTTTTACGATCAGGAAATCTTGTTTTCTGAACTTTATAATTTAAAACTTAATCCTGATTTAGTGGTTTTAAGTGCCTGTGAAACCGGAATTGGAAAATTATATAAAGCCGAAGGTGCCATGAGTGTTGCCAGAGGTTTTCAGTTTGCGGGAGCTCAAAATCTGTTGTTCTCTTTATGGAATGTAAACGATTATACGACTTCTGTGTTTATGGATGATTTTTACAAAGAAATTAAACATAATGGTTCTTTTGCAAAAGCGACTGCCAATGCTAAAAGAGAATTCTTAAAAGATGAAACGATTCCGAATGCTAAAAAATCTCCGTATTACTGGAGTGCTTTTGTGTATTATGGAACTACTGAAGAAAGCAAAAAACCAACAAATTATATCTTCTATATCATTAGTTTTTTGGCTGTAATTGGCTTATTTTTGGGTTTCAATCATTACAGAAATGGAAAATCTTCACAAAATTCTCAAAATCGAGAAGTACAAAAAAATAAAATTCAAAATAACTAA
- a CDS encoding TCR/Tet family MFS transporter, translating into MLQKDKSAAIGFIFITMLIDITGWGIIIPVIPKLIEELIHGDISEAAKIGGWLTFAYAITQFVFAPVIGNLSDKFGRRPIILISLFGFSLDYILLAFSPTIVWLFVGRIIAGITGASITTASAYIADVSTAENRAKNFGLIGAAFGLGFIIGPVIGGLLGQYGSRVPFYAAAVLCMLNFLYGFFILPESLKKENRREFDWKRANPIGAILGLRKHPTLIGLIAAIFLLYVGSHAVQSNWSFFTIYQFNWDERMIGISLGIIGLLVGVVQGGLIRYINPKLGNEKSIYIGLALYTIGMLLFAFATESWMMFVFLIPYCLGGIAGPALQSVVASKVAPSEQGEIQGTLTSLMSASSIIGPPMMANTFYFFTHNDAPFKFAGAPFILGGALMLLSTVVAYFSLKKHTAPKMEIEN; encoded by the coding sequence ATGCTACAAAAAGACAAATCTGCAGCCATTGGTTTTATCTTCATAACCATGTTAATTGACATTACAGGATGGGGAATTATCATTCCTGTGATTCCAAAACTAATTGAAGAACTGATTCATGGAGACATAAGCGAAGCGGCAAAAATAGGCGGCTGGTTAACTTTCGCGTATGCGATAACTCAGTTTGTATTTGCTCCTGTAATTGGAAATCTGAGTGATAAATTTGGAAGAAGACCTATTATTTTGATTTCACTTTTCGGATTTTCATTAGATTATATTTTACTGGCATTTTCGCCAACCATTGTTTGGCTTTTTGTGGGAAGAATTATCGCAGGTATAACCGGAGCAAGTATTACAACCGCTTCCGCTTATATTGCCGACGTCAGCACAGCAGAAAATAGAGCCAAAAATTTCGGATTAATCGGAGCTGCTTTCGGATTAGGGTTCATTATTGGTCCTGTTATTGGAGGGCTTTTAGGTCAATACGGATCCAGAGTTCCCTTTTATGCAGCAGCAGTTTTGTGTATGCTGAACTTCCTATATGGATTTTTCATTCTGCCGGAATCCCTTAAAAAAGAAAATCGAAGAGAGTTTGACTGGAAACGTGCCAATCCAATTGGAGCCATTTTAGGCTTAAGAAAACATCCAACTTTAATTGGATTGATTGCGGCAATTTTTCTGTTGTATGTAGGTTCTCATGCAGTACAAAGCAACTGGAGTTTTTTCACTATTTACCAATTCAATTGGGATGAGAGAATGATCGGAATATCGTTAGGAATAATAGGTTTATTAGTCGGCGTTGTACAAGGAGGATTGATTCGTTACATTAATCCAAAATTAGGAAATGAAAAAAGTATTTACATCGGTTTGGCTTTATACACAATTGGAATGCTGTTATTTGCTTTTGCAACAGAAAGCTGGATGATGTTTGTTTTTCTAATTCCATATTGTCTTGGCGGAATTGCCGGACCAGCATTACAGTCGGTTGTAGCGAGTAAAGTGGCACCAAGTGAGCAAGGAGAAATTCAGGGAACATTAACCAGTTTAATGAGTGCTTCTTCTATTATTGGGCCTCCAATGATGGCTAATACATTTTACTTTTTTACTCACAATGACGCGCCTTTCAAATTTGCCGGAGCACCGTTTATTTTAGGAGGAGCTTTAATGTTGTTGAGTACGGTTGTTGCTTATTTTTCACTGAAAAAACATACGGCTCCAAAAATGGAAATAGAGAATTAG
- a CDS encoding PKD domain-containing protein — MKPHLSVFFILFSILSIGQTKVKDTITRRANISFIQNGNQVSYKPETPPLIPIAGAPKPSYSYLWELGDGHYSKEAEPKHVYKKKGTYTTRLAVTNNYDNGKPPATRPKKVAVNDITDTNYKDIASIADQNGFAIIKNCDPIPEQEMVVVVSYQNLENYVSSGKLYLFYNEKQFKHNNFELSDFRTYAGEREVKENLVASVDDLNDSNNFLASAEGNFKAKKYRNTTTEEDLDASLLDANKTYHNVSVLEFDDANPGETRNVFYTFKTTPEMIKDTSATVTMRGIFVPNRSYKNHKVKNLEMEIVTSHDPNKMGSNGRFMNYRLVRFKRVNFKTRFQNNGEGPARKIRLETDIPDMFDKKTFQIESMYPECPICPKGEEPTVSCLDTIIKQKQIIFTFKNIYLPGSEQKNVHEKDSTKGFVKYSMKFGEDFHKVKTKSRTAIIFDKNEPIITNYATTRFLPGISIGAKAGYNFYPDLDKSTSYFVGATLSPFKSYHFYWQIEWVNALNQYNSAVNVTDEFNTNANGTRQLVRTTTSTENKNINWEVPVLIRYNINNYIGVGAGIQANVNVSSEQNQTIKIDTYEGDKENFLISSTTSSDKVKNSFTDVKTGLLFDLTAGFARIGPSLGARYVINFEQNFNYFQVYGIWKF, encoded by the coding sequence ATGAAACCACATTTGTCTGTTTTCTTTATTCTATTTTCTATTCTCTCAATAGGGCAAACCAAAGTAAAAGACACCATAACCCGAAGAGCAAATATCAGTTTTATTCAAAACGGAAATCAGGTTTCTTATAAACCCGAAACACCGCCTTTGATTCCGATTGCGGGTGCGCCAAAGCCAAGTTATTCTTATTTATGGGAATTGGGCGACGGACATTACAGCAAAGAAGCAGAACCGAAACATGTTTACAAAAAGAAAGGCACTTATACCACAAGACTTGCCGTAACGAACAATTACGACAACGGGAAACCGCCTGCGACACGTCCTAAAAAAGTGGCTGTAAATGATATTACAGATACTAATTATAAAGATATCGCTTCGATTGCCGATCAGAATGGTTTTGCAATTATCAAAAATTGTGATCCAATTCCGGAGCAGGAAATGGTAGTCGTAGTGAGTTATCAAAATCTGGAGAATTATGTTTCGAGCGGAAAGCTTTATTTGTTTTATAATGAAAAGCAGTTCAAACACAATAATTTCGAATTGAGCGATTTTAGAACTTATGCCGGCGAACGTGAAGTAAAAGAAAATCTAGTCGCTTCGGTTGATGATTTGAATGATTCGAATAATTTTCTGGCTTCCGCCGAAGGGAATTTCAAAGCCAAAAAATACCGAAATACAACCACTGAAGAAGATTTGGACGCATCGCTTTTAGATGCCAACAAAACCTATCATAATGTTTCTGTTTTAGAATTTGACGATGCTAATCCTGGCGAAACGCGAAATGTTTTTTACACTTTCAAAACCACTCCCGAAATGATTAAAGATACCAGCGCAACAGTTACCATGCGCGGTATTTTTGTTCCCAACAGAAGTTATAAAAACCATAAAGTAAAAAATCTGGAAATGGAAATTGTGACTTCTCATGATCCAAATAAAATGGGATCTAACGGAAGATTTATGAATTACAGACTGGTTCGTTTTAAAAGAGTCAATTTTAAAACCCGTTTCCAGAATAACGGCGAAGGCCCGGCAAGAAAAATTCGTTTAGAAACCGATATTCCGGATATGTTTGACAAAAAGACTTTCCAGATTGAAAGCATGTATCCCGAATGTCCGATTTGTCCAAAAGGCGAAGAACCAACTGTAAGCTGTTTGGATACGATAATAAAACAGAAACAAATCATTTTTACTTTTAAAAATATTTACCTTCCGGGAAGCGAACAAAAAAATGTTCACGAAAAAGATTCTACAAAAGGTTTTGTAAAATACTCCATGAAGTTTGGAGAAGATTTTCATAAAGTAAAAACCAAAAGTCGCACTGCTATTATTTTTGATAAAAACGAACCGATAATTACCAACTACGCCACTACCCGATTTCTGCCGGGAATTTCGATTGGTGCTAAAGCGGGTTATAATTTTTATCCTGATTTAGATAAATCAACGAGTTATTTTGTGGGAGCGACGCTCTCGCCTTTTAAATCGTATCATTTTTATTGGCAGATAGAATGGGTAAATGCTTTAAACCAATACAACAGTGCTGTAAATGTCACAGACGAATTTAACACCAATGCCAATGGAACAAGACAATTGGTGCGCACCACAACTTCTACTGAAAATAAAAATATCAATTGGGAAGTTCCGGTTTTAATTCGCTACAACATCAACAATTATATTGGCGTTGGTGCGGGAATTCAGGCGAATGTCAATGTTTCTTCTGAGCAAAATCAGACAATTAAAATAGATACTTACGAAGGCGATAAAGAGAATTTTTTAATTAGTTCGACAACTAGTTCTGACAAAGTAAAAAACAGTTTTACAGATGTAAAAACAGGCCTGTTATTTGATTTGACGGCAGGTTTTGCCAGGATTGGGCCGAGTCTCGGTGCTCGATATGTGATTAATTTTGAGCAGAATTTTAATTATTTTCAGGTATATGGAATTTGGAAGTTTTAG
- a CDS encoding RNA polymerase sigma factor, with translation MDQNKIHPDQKYIDGLAANDSVVIEMIYKKYAPKVVLFITNNSGDKDQAQDVIQEIMILLFNQAKANKLQLTCPFDAYFFLLCKRRWLNELKKSSNKGVTIYENVVSSNESAHDLIAQTEEFDEKQQLFDTMFQKLGEKCQEVLKLSFSLKSMEEVAEKLNVTYGYVRKKKSLCVGQLTQWIQEAKNFNSLKNN, from the coding sequence ATGGATCAAAATAAAATTCATCCTGACCAAAAATATATCGATGGACTTGCCGCAAATGATTCGGTAGTGATCGAAATGATATATAAAAAGTATGCTCCCAAAGTGGTTTTGTTTATCACCAATAATTCAGGAGATAAAGATCAGGCTCAGGATGTGATTCAGGAAATTATGATTTTGCTTTTTAATCAGGCTAAAGCCAATAAACTTCAGCTGACTTGTCCGTTTGATGCTTATTTTTTCCTGTTGTGCAAAAGACGCTGGCTCAACGAACTTAAAAAATCATCGAACAAAGGGGTAACAATTTATGAGAACGTGGTATCTAGTAATGAATCTGCACACGACTTAATTGCTCAAACAGAAGAATTTGACGAAAAACAACAGCTTTTTGATACGATGTTTCAGAAACTCGGAGAGAAATGTCAGGAAGTTTTAAAACTCAGTTTCAGCTTAAAATCGATGGAAGAAGTAGCCGAAAAACTCAATGTGACTTACGGTTATGTTCGAAAAAAGAAATCATTATGTGTTGGTCAGTTAACGCAGTGGATTCAGGAAGCGAAAAATTTTAACTCTTTAAAAAACAATTAA